The following are encoded together in the Glycine soja cultivar W05 chromosome 5, ASM419377v2, whole genome shotgun sequence genome:
- the LOC114411330 gene encoding uncharacterized protein LOC114411330, protein MAPIRGGPKQKLFRNKQVSQFAKLIEEGQIETGSGLNQESSITKAGDTHWGSHFRTFTTLMIIYGAIIEVLEEVEKDTSFKKYGENMLLLYVLESFDFIFMLYLMVEILGFTNDLSIVLQKRDQDLLNALSLVKATKEELQEMRNDGWEELISKVMEIYNKHDIDVPYLDALYVQGKKLRRHATTSSVFDLHHYKHDYLFSVLDLQLHELNDRFDEDTTELLQYVSCLSPSSSFEAFDVKKLLRMVELYPNDFVDVPEVVVRHQLQNYVRNVRCDPKFVKLKGLSDLCAKLVETKKCNTFDIVYRLPKLALVLPVATASVKRVFSAMKFVKSQLCYKMGDQWLNDRLVTFIERDVLGTINNDVILAYFQKMDSRRFSL, encoded by the exons ATGGCTCCCATAAGGGGCGGACCCAA ACAAAAATTGTTTCGGAATAAACAAGTATCTCAATTTGCTAAATTGATTGAAGAGGGTCAGATAGAGACTGGTAgtggattaaatcaagaatcgTCTATTACTAAAGCGGGTGACACTCATTGGGGTTCCCACTTTAGGACTTTCACTACTTTGATGATTATATATGGTGCCATTATTGAGGTACTTGAAGAAGTCGAAAAAGATacgtcatttaaaaaatatggtgaAAATATGCTTTTGCTATATGTGCTTGAGtcctttgattttattttcatgttatacCTGATGGTTGAGATTTTAGGATTTACAAATGATTTAAGTATAGTGCTACAAAAGCGTGATCAAGATCTTTTGAATGCTTTATCACTTGTCAAAGCCACCAAAGAAGAATTACAAGAAATGAGGAATGATGGATGGGAAGAACTTATATCTAAGGTTATGGAAATTTACAATAAGCATGATATTGATGTGCCTTATTTGGATGCACTGTATGTGCAAGGGAAGAAACTTAGACGACATGCTACCACTTCTAGTGTTTTTGATTTGCATCATTATAAGcatgattatttatttagtgtTTTGGATTTGCAGTTGCATGAGCTCAATGATAGATTTGATGAAGATACTACTGAACTTTTACAATATGTTTCATGTTTGAGTCCCTCATCATCATTTGAAGCTTTTGATGTGAAAAAATTGTTGAGGATGGTTGAACTTTATCCAAATGATTTTGTAGATGTGCCGGAAGTGGTGGTGCGACATCAGCTTCAGAATTATGTTAGAAATGTTCGATGTGATCCAAAATTTGTAAAGTTAAAAGGACTTTCAGACCTTTGTGCAAAGCTTGTGGAAACAAAAAAGTGCAAcacatttgatatagtttatagACTTCCGAAGTTGGCTTTAGTCTTGCCGGTAGCAACTGCAAGTGTGAAACGTGTTTTTTCAGCTATGAAATTTGTGAAGAGTCAGCTATGTTACAAAATGGGTGATCAATGGTTAAATGATCGTCTTGTAACTTTTATAGAAAGAGATGTTCTTGGAACAATCAACAATGATGTTATTTTagcttattttcaaaaaatggaTAGTAGACGATTTTCATTGTAA
- the LOC114412630 gene encoding ATP-dependent DNA helicase 2 subunit KU80-like isoform X2: protein MARNKEALLLLLDVGPSMHPALSEIEKVCSMLVHKKLIYSKYDEVGIVLFGTEDTNNELTTEVGGYQHVVVLKNIKVVDGDIVEALQQLPRGTTDGDFLDAVIVGMDVLVKKFGVTNKGKKRVCLITNAQCQIKESDEGTKEEQVTTIAKQMTAHGIKMESIIMRGKLSQDANKGIMDENDRLLNIFSKETSTRLLYVENPISLFGALRTRNIALVTVFRGHLEISPKLSIKVMVYKKTTEEKFPSMKKYSDKAPPNDKFAKHEVKIDYEHKSSKDPDKVVPPDQRIKGYPYGPQIVPISSAEWEAVKFKPEKGVKLMGFTDSSNVFRHHYMKDVYVFLPEPGNTRAMIAVSAVARAMKEMNKVAIVRCVWRQGQANVVIGVLTPNLSDKENIPDSFYLNVLPFAEDVREFQFPSFTNFPASWQPNGQQLEAAANLIKTLDLAPHGQEEVLLPDFTPNPVLEKKSRRLLGGKRSFSNDEEVKGNITAQPANLTGNASVNVGKIGDLTPVQYFEALISRRDSPDWVVKAINEMKNKIFDLVEDSHEGDNYPKALECLVALRKGCILEQEPEQFNDFLKHLWNFCQEKNLPSFCEYLASKELTLISKTEAIDSENTDDKARKGFLVKSEPKVD from the exons ATGGCTCGAAACAAG GAAGCGTTGCTTTTGCTGCTTGATGTGGGCCCGTCAATGCATCCCGCTCTTTCTGAAATTGAGAAAGTCTGCTCCATGCTTGTGCATAAGAAG CTGATCTATAGCAAATATGATGAAGTGGGAATAGTCTTATTTGGAACTGAAG ACACTAATAATGAGCTTACTACGGAAGTGGGTGGGTATCAACATGTTgtggttttgaaaaatattaaagttgtGGATGGAGATATTGTTGAGGCTTTACAACAACTGCCTCGAGGAACAACTGATGGTGATT TTCTTGATGCTGTCATTGTTGGCATGGATgtgttagtaaaaaaatttggaGTAACAAACAAGGGAAAGAAACGTGTGTGTCTTATTACAAATGCACAATGTCAAATAAAAGAATCTGATGAAGGAACAAAGGAAGAGCAAGTTACCACCATTGCCAAACAAATGACTGCCCATGGTATAAAAATGGAAAGTATAATTATGAGAGGAAAGCTTAGTCAAGATGCAAACAAGGGAATAATGGATGAGAATGATCgcttgttaaatattttttcaaaggaAACATCAACAAGATTGTTGTATGTGGAGAATCCAATTTCTTTGTTTGGTGCTCTTCGAACAAGAAATATAGCTCTGGTTACAGTTTTCAGAGGGCATCTTGAAATCAGTCCAAAACTGAGCATTAAG GTAATGGTATACAAGAAAACAACTGAAGAGAAATTTCCTTCTATGAAGAAATATTCTGATAAGGCTCCTCCAAATGATAAATTTGCTAAACATGAAGTCAAAATAGATTATGAACACAAGAGTTCTAAAGATCCTGACAAAGTTGTCCCCCCTGACCAAAGAATTAAAGGCTATCCTTATGGGCCTCAAATAGTTCCCATATCCTCTGCTGAGTGGGAGGCTGTTAAATTCAAACCGGAAAAAGGTGTGAAGCTCATGGGATTTACTGATTCTTCTAATGTATTTAG ACACCATTACATGAAAGATGTATATGTTTTCCTACCTGAACCTGGAAATACAAGAGCCATGATTGCAGTTTCTGCAGTAGCAAGGGCTATGAAGGAAATGAATAAGGTGGCAATAGTACGTTGTGTTTGGAGACAGGGACAAGCGAATGTTGTCATTGGGGTCTTGACACCCAATTTATctgataaagaaaatatt CCTGATTCATTTTACTTAAATGTACTTCCTTTTGCTGAGGATGTGCGAGAGTTTCAATTCCCTTCCTTCACTAATTTCCCAGCATCGTGGCAACCAAATGGACAACAGCTAGAGGCTGCAGCTAACTTAATAAAAACGCTTGATCTTGCACCACATGGGCAAGAGGAAGTTTTGCTACCTGACTTTACACCAAATCCAGTGTTAGAG AAAAAGTCGAGGCGTTTATTGGGAGGAAAGAGATCTTTTTCAAATGATGAAGAGGTTAAAGGAAACATTACTGCTCAACCAGCCAATCTCACCGGAAATGCATCTGTTAATGTTGGGAAAATTGGGGATCTGACTCCCGTTCAATATTTTGAAGCCTTGATTTCACGCAGAGATAGTCCAGATTGGGTTGTAAAAGCcattaatgaaatgaaaaataaaatatttgacctGGTGGAGGACTCCCATGAAGGGGATAACTATCCTAAAGCACTGGAATGTTTAGTTGCACTTCGCAAGGGTTGCATCCTTGAGCAG GAACCGGAACAGTTCAATGATTTCCTTAAACATCTATGGAATTTCTGTCAAGAGAAAAACCTCCCTAGTTTCTGTGAATATCTTGCTTCTAAGGAACTCACCTTGATCTCCAAAACAGAAGCTATAGACAG TGAAAATACTGATGACAAAGCCAGAAAAGGTTTCTTGGTTAAATCTGAACCAAAAGTTGATTGA
- the LOC114412630 gene encoding ATP-dependent DNA helicase 2 subunit KU80-like isoform X1 — translation MARNKEALLLLLDVGPSMHPALSEIEKVCSMLVHKKLIYSKYDEVGIVLFGTEDTNNELTTEVGGYQHVVVLKNIKVVDGDIVEALQQLPRGTTDGDFLDAVIVGMDVLVKKFGVTNKGKKRVCLITNAQCQIKESDEGTKEEQVTTIAKQMTAHGIKMESIIMRGKLSQDANKGIMDENDRLLNIFSKETSTRLLYVENPISLFGALRTRNIALVTVFRGHLEISPKLSIKVMVYKKTTEEKFPSMKKYSDKAPPNDKFAKHEVKIDYEHKSSKDPDKVVPPDQRIKGYPYGPQIVPISSAEWEAVKFKPEKGVKLMGFTDSSNVFRHHYMKDVYVFLPEPGNTRAMIAVSAVARAMKEMNKVAIVRCVWRQGQANVVIGVLTPNLSDKENIPDSFYLNVLPFAEDVREFQFPSFTNFPASWQPNGQQLEAAANLIKTLDLAPHGQEEVLLPDFTPNPVLERFYRYLELKSKDPDVAVPPLDGTLKKITEPDTDLLLQNKSEIDSFCRSFELKGNPLKKSRRLLGGKRSFSNDEEVKGNITAQPANLTGNASVNVGKIGDLTPVQYFEALISRRDSPDWVVKAINEMKNKIFDLVEDSHEGDNYPKALECLVALRKGCILEQEPEQFNDFLKHLWNFCQEKNLPSFCEYLASKELTLISKTEAIDSENTDDKARKGFLVKSEPKVD, via the exons ATGGCTCGAAACAAG GAAGCGTTGCTTTTGCTGCTTGATGTGGGCCCGTCAATGCATCCCGCTCTTTCTGAAATTGAGAAAGTCTGCTCCATGCTTGTGCATAAGAAG CTGATCTATAGCAAATATGATGAAGTGGGAATAGTCTTATTTGGAACTGAAG ACACTAATAATGAGCTTACTACGGAAGTGGGTGGGTATCAACATGTTgtggttttgaaaaatattaaagttgtGGATGGAGATATTGTTGAGGCTTTACAACAACTGCCTCGAGGAACAACTGATGGTGATT TTCTTGATGCTGTCATTGTTGGCATGGATgtgttagtaaaaaaatttggaGTAACAAACAAGGGAAAGAAACGTGTGTGTCTTATTACAAATGCACAATGTCAAATAAAAGAATCTGATGAAGGAACAAAGGAAGAGCAAGTTACCACCATTGCCAAACAAATGACTGCCCATGGTATAAAAATGGAAAGTATAATTATGAGAGGAAAGCTTAGTCAAGATGCAAACAAGGGAATAATGGATGAGAATGATCgcttgttaaatattttttcaaaggaAACATCAACAAGATTGTTGTATGTGGAGAATCCAATTTCTTTGTTTGGTGCTCTTCGAACAAGAAATATAGCTCTGGTTACAGTTTTCAGAGGGCATCTTGAAATCAGTCCAAAACTGAGCATTAAG GTAATGGTATACAAGAAAACAACTGAAGAGAAATTTCCTTCTATGAAGAAATATTCTGATAAGGCTCCTCCAAATGATAAATTTGCTAAACATGAAGTCAAAATAGATTATGAACACAAGAGTTCTAAAGATCCTGACAAAGTTGTCCCCCCTGACCAAAGAATTAAAGGCTATCCTTATGGGCCTCAAATAGTTCCCATATCCTCTGCTGAGTGGGAGGCTGTTAAATTCAAACCGGAAAAAGGTGTGAAGCTCATGGGATTTACTGATTCTTCTAATGTATTTAG ACACCATTACATGAAAGATGTATATGTTTTCCTACCTGAACCTGGAAATACAAGAGCCATGATTGCAGTTTCTGCAGTAGCAAGGGCTATGAAGGAAATGAATAAGGTGGCAATAGTACGTTGTGTTTGGAGACAGGGACAAGCGAATGTTGTCATTGGGGTCTTGACACCCAATTTATctgataaagaaaatatt CCTGATTCATTTTACTTAAATGTACTTCCTTTTGCTGAGGATGTGCGAGAGTTTCAATTCCCTTCCTTCACTAATTTCCCAGCATCGTGGCAACCAAATGGACAACAGCTAGAGGCTGCAGCTAACTTAATAAAAACGCTTGATCTTGCACCACATGGGCAAGAGGAAGTTTTGCTACCTGACTTTACACCAAATCCAGTGTTAGAG CGCTTTTATCGTTATCTTGAGCTGAAATCAAAGGATCCAGATGTGGCAGTACCTCCTCTTGATGGCACACTCAAGAAAATTACAGAGCCTGATACTGACCTGCTTTTGCAAAATAAATCTGAAATAGACTCATTTTGTAGGTCTTTTGAGCTAAAGGGAAATCCCTTG AAAAAGTCGAGGCGTTTATTGGGAGGAAAGAGATCTTTTTCAAATGATGAAGAGGTTAAAGGAAACATTACTGCTCAACCAGCCAATCTCACCGGAAATGCATCTGTTAATGTTGGGAAAATTGGGGATCTGACTCCCGTTCAATATTTTGAAGCCTTGATTTCACGCAGAGATAGTCCAGATTGGGTTGTAAAAGCcattaatgaaatgaaaaataaaatatttgacctGGTGGAGGACTCCCATGAAGGGGATAACTATCCTAAAGCACTGGAATGTTTAGTTGCACTTCGCAAGGGTTGCATCCTTGAGCAG GAACCGGAACAGTTCAATGATTTCCTTAAACATCTATGGAATTTCTGTCAAGAGAAAAACCTCCCTAGTTTCTGTGAATATCTTGCTTCTAAGGAACTCACCTTGATCTCCAAAACAGAAGCTATAGACAG TGAAAATACTGATGACAAAGCCAGAAAAGGTTTCTTGGTTAAATCTGAACCAAAAGTTGATTGA